The Impatiens glandulifera chromosome 3, dImpGla2.1, whole genome shotgun sequence genome contains a region encoding:
- the LOC124932350 gene encoding uncharacterized protein At1g01500-like, producing the protein MENSGDTFNINNNGVVVVDSTLLHINRSSHLLLLLPWFEVRVFYVRINNISSNDDDSSPKCLTVNHIPLSPDALLEVNGVRCGIMYSESVPTFQLIRRRRSVVIADHHHKKKSQEEATFVSTDRIRFTGSIRFEVFNKDELILSGVLEMTSKTKRWNMKCEDHHAGGNGFFFKQHEAAPTMEVFVAGSFSGSPVILTKTVRILRNKNNIRKELLDSIPEFETSYDTTTAHKQDLIHHHHHHPLQVTNIIKPKKQFFCYVHHR; encoded by the coding sequence ATGGAGAATTCTGGGGATACATTCAACATCAACAACAATGGAGTAGTAGTAGTAGATTCAACCCTCCTCCATATCAACAGATCATcacaccttcttcttcttcttccatggtTTGAAGTGAGAGTTTTCTATGTCAGAATCAATAATATCTCTTCCAATGATGACGATTCATCTCCAAAATGTCTAACTGTAAACCATATCCCTCTAAGCCCAGATGCCCTCCTCGAAGTTAATGGCGTGAGATGTGGGATCATGTATTCGGAATCTGTCCCCACTTTCCAGTTAATTAGAAGAAGACGATCAGTAGTAATTGCTGATCATCATCATAAGAAGAAATCCCAAGAAGAGGCCACATTTGTTAGTACAGACAGAATAAGGTTTACGGGTAGCATCAGATTCGAGGTTTTCAATAAGGATGAGCTCATCCTTTCTGGGGTCTTAGAGATGACGAGCAAAACCAAGAGATGGAATATGAAGTGTGAAGATCATCATGCAGGTGGAAATGGGTTCTTCTTTAAACAACATGAGGCGGCGCCCACTATGGAAGTTTTTGTGGCCGGTTCTTTCTCTGGTTCGCCAGTTATACTTACAAAGACTGTCCGCATCCTCCGCAACAAGAACAATATCAGGAAGGAGTTGTTAGATTCGATTCCCGAGTTCGAAACCAGTTATGACACTACTACTGCTCACAAACAAGACCTaatccatcatcatcatcaccatcCTCTACAGGTAACAAACATAATCAAGCCAAAGAAACAGTTTTTTTGTTATGTTCATCATAGATGA
- the LOC124930692 gene encoding phosphatidylinositol transfer protein 3-like — translation MFRRGKNRDPENEEQIHEAKVNELRDAIGPLYGRSLKYCSDACLRRYLEARNWNVGKSKKMLEETIKWRSTYKPEEIIWEEVATESETGKLFRANFHDQNRRSVLIMKPGLQNTKSLDNQIRHLVYLLENAILNLPKDEGQMVWLIDFTGMTMNTSIPIKSARETVNILQNHYPERLAVAFLYNPPHIFEAFWKIVKYFLDAKTIHKVKFVYPMNNESVEVMKSYFDIDNLPSEFGGKATLKYNHDEFSKMMSQDDERSAASWGFTAKNSNSCLSNVEVTSEPAVI, via the exons ATGTTTCGTCGTGGGAAGAATCGAGACCCTGAAAATGAAGAGCAGATACATGAAGCCAAG GTCAATGAACTCCGGGATGCTATTGGACCGCTGTATGGGCGTAGCTTGAAATACTGTTCCGATGCATGTCTGAGGCGATATTTGGAAGCTCGTAACTGGAATGTtggaaaatcaaagaaaatgcTGGAAGAGACAATAAAGTGGAGATCAACCTATAAGCCTGAGGAAATCATTTGG GAAGAAGTGGCAACTGAAAGTGAGACTGGAAAATTATTTAGAGCTAATTTTCATGATCAAAACAGGAGATCTGTTCTTATCATGAAGCCTGGGCTTCAG AACACAAAATCATTAGACAACCAAATCCGACATCTAGTGtaccttctggagaatgcaatCCTTAATTTACCAAAAGACGAAGGACAAATGGTATGGTTAATAGATTTCACTGGAATGACCATGAACACAAGTATCCCTATTAAATCTGCTAGAGAAACAGTCAATATTCTTCAGAACCACTACCCCGAGAGGCTGGCGGTAGCATTTCTTTACAATCCTCCACATATTTTTGAAGCATTTTGGAAG ATTGTGAAATATTTCTTAGACGCCAAGACTATCCATAAAGTGAAATTTGTGTACCCAATGAACAACGAGAGTGTCGAGGTTATGAAGTCGTATTTTGACATCGACAATCTCCCATCTGAATTTGGCGGTAAGGCCACTCTCAAGTACAATCACGATGAGTTCTCAAAGATGATGAGCCAGGACGATGAGAGAAGTGCGGCTTCATGGGGATTCACAGCGAAGAACAGCAACAGCTGCCTCTCTAATGTAGAGGTAACTTCTGAACCAGCAGTTATCTAA